Proteins encoded within one genomic window of Congzhengia minquanensis:
- a CDS encoding N-acetylmuramoyl-L-alanine amidase family protein, which translates to MKRAFSLLQALMIAILLFGTATASAANEIYYDGEWHTYIGSFFNLKINNETVNCEVPPIVFNDYSVVPARDVFEKLGAEVLWNAENEKVTVNYGSTQIILYINNTTAYKNGAAEKMPIAPKIINAKTMIPVRYVSESLGFGVDFDSVTDTILITTNGGAVKPPVTNSYTSTLQSYSCSSGDSGFTAVLNFSEENVKYSSFTLTEPDRVAVDIAGAKMASSIQDSTLDSAIVSKVRFGQHKDALRVVFDLKSAQKYNVSLAGKKLTVTIGNGSGTTEPDPPPVVTPDPPVEPDIVIEPSRSITIDPGHGGSDPGACFTDEDGTVWKETDINLAVSLKVRDILEANGVRVVMTRTTEKDVVRKSRPELANSEKTALFLSIHTNSVDGNEAANGIETWGKLETSKPLAGVTDKSFAQNVQNAVIQKTGARDRGTKNSVELTVLKYSAMPSILIEVGFITNTNERGNLFSDAYRSKLAQGIAEGVLKTFTDMGV; encoded by the coding sequence ATGAAACGGGCATTCAGCTTGCTGCAGGCCTTAATGATTGCTATTTTGCTTTTTGGCACGGCAACGGCTTCTGCGGCGAATGAAATTTATTATGACGGGGAATGGCACACCTATATCGGCAGTTTTTTTAACCTGAAAATTAACAATGAAACGGTAAACTGCGAAGTTCCGCCCATTGTTTTTAACGACTATTCGGTTGTTCCGGCAAGGGACGTGTTTGAAAAGCTTGGGGCAGAGGTTCTGTGGAATGCGGAAAACGAAAAGGTGACCGTGAATTATGGAAGCACACAAATTATTCTTTACATAAACAACACAACAGCGTATAAAAACGGCGCGGCGGAAAAAATGCCTATTGCGCCGAAAATTATTAATGCAAAAACCATGATACCCGTGCGGTATGTATCGGAGTCTTTGGGATTTGGCGTGGATTTTGACTCGGTGACCGACACCATTTTAATCACCACGAACGGCGGGGCGGTAAAACCGCCTGTAACCAATTCATATACGTCTACACTGCAGTCTTATAGCTGTTCTTCCGGCGACAGCGGCTTTACTGCGGTGTTGAATTTTTCTGAAGAAAATGTGAAATATTCGTCTTTTACCTTAACGGAACCAGACCGGGTTGCCGTGGATATTGCCGGCGCAAAAATGGCATCTTCCATTCAAGACAGCACACTGGATTCAGCCATTGTTTCAAAGGTTCGGTTTGGGCAGCACAAAGACGCTCTGCGCGTGGTATTCGACTTAAAAAGTGCACAGAAATATAACGTGTCGTTGGCGGGGAAAAAGCTTACCGTAACCATTGGTAACGGTTCCGGCACAACTGAGCCCGATCCCCCTCCAGTGGTTACGCCTGACCCACCGGTCGAGCCAGACATCGTGATTGAGCCTTCGCGCTCCATCACCATTGACCCGGGGCACGGCGGAAGCGACCCGGGAGCGTGCTTTACCGATGAGGACGGCACAGTTTGGAAAGAAACGGACATTAATCTTGCGGTTTCGCTGAAAGTACGGGATATTTTAGAGGCAAACGGAGTGCGTGTGGTTATGACGCGCACAACAGAAAAAGACGTGGTGAGAAAGTCCCGTCCTGAACTTGCCAACAGCGAAAAAACGGCTCTGTTTTTAAGCATTCACACAAATTCTGTTGACGGCAATGAAGCAGCCAACGGAATTGAAACCTGGGGCAAACTGGAAACCAGCAAACCCTTAGCCGGGGTGACTGACAAAAGCTTTGCACAAAACGTGCAGAACGCCGTTATTCAGAAAACCGGTGCGCGGGACAGAGGCACCAAAAACAGCGTTGAACTTACCGTGTTAAAATATTCTGCAATGCCCTCCATTTTAATCGAGGTTGGCTTTATCACCAATACCAACGAGCGGGGCAATCTGTTCAGCGACGCTTACCGAAGCAAGCTGGCCCAGGGAATTGCAGAGGGCGTGTTAAAGACTTTCACCGATATGGGCGTTTAA
- the csaB gene encoding polysaccharide pyruvyl transferase CsaB codes for MTNMAGKRILMALTRFDIGGAETHVLELSLELKRMGYYVVVVSNGGVYEQNLKEAGIHHYKIPMHSKTPVNIAKSLRALNKVIKDEKIEIVHAHGRIPAFLCGILNKFVKFTFVTTAHWVFDTSHGLKYVSNWGEKVMAVSEDIKAYLMENYHTNPADIYVTINGIDTNKFCREADASSVISEFSLSPDSKKIVYISRMDKDRAQLAFELVEIAPEIVKEFPDIEIVIVGGGNVFLELQKKTEEMNKRLGSRRIILTGGRTDIYKFAALGDIFVGVSRSALEAMACEKPVIVAGNEGYIGIFDETKLDSAIETNFCCRGLALSSCDKLLKDVKTLLNNSVDENARLGRFGRELILNSYSLSKMAQDCIKMYVAASDTKKWDAVISGYYGYKNSGDESLLFAMLQNLRGEKEDIRLLVLSKDPQATEQEYGVHAMNRYNLFKIRTALKQSKLLIFGGGSLIQDVTSDKSLWYYLTVVKQAVGLNVPVMFYANGIGPVTKAKNRDKVRDVLNKVDVISLRDTNSYYEIKRMGVGLDRVKITADPALTIDGINRDEAQALLAEEGVPAGKKLLGISIRSWWSCKPSFWNQLARGIEQICRQYDYIPVWIPLKHPDDITVSKEVAAKMNIKSYTLTKLYKAREIVGIVNACDLIIAMRLHSMIYASESGVPAIGLSYDPKVSGFVKYIGVNATLNLDDFSDEKLVSMARSITLNREEIQASLEEKVSELKAKAMENVDMAMALINRADEFEKSGDIS; via the coding sequence ATGACAAATATGGCTGGGAAAAGGATTTTAATGGCGCTAACCAGATTTGATATAGGCGGCGCTGAAACTCACGTTTTAGAATTGTCTTTAGAACTTAAGCGCATGGGATATTATGTTGTTGTCGTTTCAAACGGCGGCGTTTATGAACAGAATTTAAAAGAGGCTGGAATTCACCATTATAAAATTCCCATGCACTCGAAAACTCCTGTTAATATCGCAAAATCCCTGCGGGCGTTAAATAAAGTGATAAAAGATGAAAAAATCGAAATTGTCCATGCCCACGGCAGAATTCCTGCCTTTTTGTGCGGCATTTTAAATAAATTTGTGAAATTTACGTTTGTTACCACCGCCCATTGGGTGTTCGACACCTCCCACGGGCTAAAATATGTTTCTAACTGGGGCGAAAAGGTTATGGCCGTGAGCGAGGATATTAAAGCCTATCTCATGGAAAACTACCACACCAACCCTGCAGATATTTACGTCACGATTAACGGCATTGACACTAACAAGTTTTGCCGGGAGGCAGACGCTTCAAGCGTTATCTCAGAATTCTCGCTGTCGCCGGATTCAAAAAAAATTGTCTACATCAGCCGCATGGACAAAGACCGTGCCCAGCTTGCCTTTGAACTGGTGGAAATCGCGCCGGAAATTGTAAAGGAATTTCCGGATATTGAAATTGTAATCGTTGGCGGCGGCAATGTATTTTTAGAGCTTCAGAAAAAAACAGAAGAAATGAACAAAAGGCTTGGCAGCCGTCGGATTATTTTAACCGGCGGCAGAACTGATATTTATAAATTTGCCGCTTTAGGCGATATTTTTGTCGGTGTATCCCGTTCCGCGTTAGAGGCTATGGCCTGTGAAAAACCGGTAATTGTTGCGGGCAACGAGGGGTATATCGGCATATTTGACGAAACAAAGTTAGACAGTGCAATTGAAACGAACTTTTGTTGCCGGGGCCTTGCGTTGTCTTCCTGTGATAAGCTTTTAAAAGATGTGAAAACCCTTTTAAACAATTCTGTTGATGAAAATGCCCGGCTTGGCCGGTTTGGCAGGGAGCTTATTTTAAATTCTTATTCCCTGTCAAAAATGGCGCAGGACTGCATAAAGATGTATGTTGCGGCGTCGGACACGAAAAAGTGGGACGCTGTGATTTCTGGCTATTACGGATATAAAAATTCCGGCGATGAATCGCTTTTGTTTGCAATGCTGCAAAACCTGCGGGGTGAAAAGGAAGATATCCGTCTTTTGGTGCTGTCGAAAGATCCGCAGGCTACAGAGCAGGAATATGGCGTTCATGCAATGAACCGCTACAACCTTTTTAAAATCAGAACAGCCTTAAAACAAAGCAAGCTGCTTATTTTTGGCGGCGGCAGCTTGATTCAGGACGTGACCAGCGATAAATCGCTATGGTATTACCTTACCGTAGTGAAGCAGGCGGTGGGCCTTAACGTTCCCGTTATGTTTTATGCCAACGGCATTGGGCCGGTTACAAAGGCAAAAAACAGGGACAAGGTGCGCGACGTGCTGAACAAGGTGGATGTTATTTCCCTGCGGGATACCAATTCCTATTATGAAATCAAGCGCATGGGCGTTGGGCTTGACCGGGTGAAAATCACCGCGGACCCAGCACTTACCATTGACGGAATCAACCGGGACGAAGCACAGGCACTGCTCGCAGAAGAAGGGGTGCCGGCGGGGAAAAAGCTTTTGGGCATTTCCATCCGCAGCTGGTGGTCGTGTAAACCGTCGTTTTGGAATCAACTTGCCCGGGGGATTGAGCAAATTTGCAGACAGTATGACTATATTCCTGTTTGGATTCCACTGAAACACCCGGACGATATTACCGTTTCCAAAGAGGTTGCAGCAAAAATGAACATTAAAAGCTACACGCTTACCAAACTTTACAAAGCCAGGGAAATTGTGGGAATTGTGAATGCATGCGATTTAATCATCGCCATGCGTCTTCATTCTATGATATATGCGTCGGAATCCGGCGTGCCGGCCATTGGCCTTTCCTATGACCCTAAGGTGAGCGGTTTTGTGAAATATATCGGCGTAAACGCTACGCTGAATCTGGATGATTTTTCAGACGAGAAACTGGTTTCCATGGCGCGCAGCATCACCTTAAACCGGGAGGAAATTCAAGCGTCGTTAGAAGAAAAGGTTTCGGAGCTGAAAGCTAAGGCGATGGAAAATGTGGACATGGCTATGGCACTGATTAACAGGGCCGACGAATTTGAAAAAAGCGGTGATATATCTTGA
- a CDS encoding ClpP family protease, with product MENNINQNNTNQDSGQNNQAMNETVSENIKDFGSTEVQNSRGNIHCLTIVGEIEGHTQLPPSSKATKYEHVLPLLVSVEQDEKVDALLLVLNTMGGDVEAGLAIAELISSMTKPTASIVLGGGHSIGVPLAVSAKRSFIASSATMTIHPVRMSGMVIGVPQTYEYFRQMQDRITNFVVRNSNIRKEKFTELMMKTGEMANDVGTIVPGDEAVACGLIDEKGGLDAALSYLYHEIENVKNQEGANPC from the coding sequence ATGGAGAATAATATCAATCAAAACAATACGAATCAAGACAGCGGCCAAAATAACCAGGCAATGAACGAAACGGTTTCGGAAAATATTAAGGATTTTGGCAGCACCGAGGTGCAGAACTCCAGGGGAAATATTCACTGCCTCACCATAGTGGGAGAAATTGAGGGACACACACAGCTTCCGCCCAGCAGCAAGGCAACAAAATATGAACACGTTCTGCCGCTTTTGGTGTCTGTTGAGCAGGACGAAAAGGTCGACGCGCTGCTGCTGGTTTTAAATACCATGGGCGGCGATGTTGAGGCAGGCCTTGCCATCGCTGAGTTGATTTCGTCTATGACAAAGCCCACTGCATCCATTGTTTTGGGCGGGGGACACAGCATCGGCGTTCCGCTGGCGGTTTCGGCAAAACGCTCGTTTATTGCCAGCTCTGCAACTATGACTATTCATCCCGTGAGAATGAGCGGAATGGTAATCGGTGTGCCGCAGACCTATGAATATTTTCGCCAGATGCAGGACAGAATTACCAATTTTGTGGTGAGAAATTCAAATATCAGAAAAGAAAAATTTACGGAGTTAATGATGAAAACAGGGGAAATGGCCAACGACGTGGGAACCATTGTTCCGGGGGACGAAGCGGTTGCCTGCGGCCTGATTGACGAAAAAGGCGGGCTTGACGCGGCGCTTTCCTATCTGTATCATGAAATAGAAAATGTAAAAAATCAAGAGGGGGCAAATCCATGTTGA
- the ruvX gene encoding Holliday junction resolvase RuvX, which translates to MGIDFGDARVGIALSDPLGIMAQGYETLDNDGTDSLFYKIQSIIKEKEVTTIVIGLPKNMDNSEGFRADATKEFAQKLKSFTDAKIEFCDERLTTVSAHGMLSEMNVRGKKRKGAVDTLSAALILETYMRKNGF; encoded by the coding sequence ATGGGAATTGACTTTGGCGACGCCAGAGTTGGCATTGCGCTTTCCGACCCGCTGGGAATTATGGCCCAGGGCTATGAAACGCTTGATAACGACGGGACAGACAGCCTGTTTTACAAGATTCAATCTATTATAAAAGAAAAAGAAGTTACAACCATTGTGATTGGGCTTCCGAAAAACATGGACAATTCGGAAGGATTTCGCGCAGACGCCACGAAAGAATTTGCGCAGAAGCTGAAATCCTTTACTGATGCGAAAATAGAGTTTTGCGATGAGCGGCTCACCACTGTGAGCGCCCACGGAATGCTCAGTGAGATGAACGTAAGAGGAAAAAAACGCAAGGGCGCGGTGGATACGCTTTCGGCCGCACTCATTTTGGAGACATATATGCGAAAAAACGGTTTTTAA